One Urocitellus parryii isolate mUroPar1 chromosome 9, mUroPar1.hap1, whole genome shotgun sequence DNA segment encodes these proteins:
- the Prss22 gene encoding brain-specific serine protease 4 translates to MEVSRPSPALGGGCLRTLTTLLLLVSTATTLNATKIPVSPDCGKPQQLNRIVGGQDSVDAEWPWVVSIQKNGTHHCAGSLLTNRWVVTAAHCFKGNLNKPSLFSVLLGAWQLENPGPRSQDVGIAWVLPHPGYSWKDGTRADIALVRLEHSIQFSERILPICLPDSSVHFPPNTDCWIAGWGSIHEGVPLPRPQILQKLKVPIIHSDICSRLYWRGAGQEAITEDMLCAGYLEGERDACLGDSGGPLMCQVDGSWLLAGIISWGEGCAERNRPGVYTSLPAHSSWVERVVQGVQFRGRSPGSGARREPSADFPAAGRS, encoded by the exons ATGGAGGTTTCCAgaccttccccagccctgggagggggCTGTCTCAGGACCCTGACCACTCTGTTGCTTCTGGTTTCCACAG CCACCACCCTCAATGCCACCAAGATTCCTG TGTCCCCAGACTGCGGGAAGCCCCAACAGCTGAACCGAATCGTGGGTGGCCAGGACAGTGTGGATGCTGAGTGGCCCTGGGTTGTGAGCATCCAGAAGAACGGCACCCACCACTGTGCAGGCTCCCTGCTCACCAACCGCTGGGTGGTCACTGCAGCCCACTGTTTCAAGGG CAATCTGAACAAGCCATCCCTGTTCTCAGTGCTGCTGGGGGCCTGGCAGTTGGAGAACCCTGGCCCTCGGTCCCAGGATGTGGGTATCGCCTGGGTGCTGCCCCACCCTGGGTACTCCTGGAAGGATGGGACCCGTGCAGATATTGCCCTGGTGCGCCTTGAACACTCCATCCAGTTCTCTGAGCGAATCCTGCCCATCTGCCTACCTGATTCTTCTGTCCATTTCCCTCCGAACACCGACTGCTGGATTGCAGGCTGGGGGAGCATCCACGAAGGAG TGCCCCTGCCACGCCCTCAGATCCTGCAGAAGCTGAAGGTGCCCATCATTCATTCGGACATCTGCAGCCGCCTGTACTGGCGCGGCGCGGGGCAGGAGGCAATCACCGAGGACATGCTGTGCGCTGGTTACCTGGAAGGGGAGCGGGATGCCTGTCTG GGCGACTCTGGCGGCCCCCTGATGTGCCAGGTGGACGGCTCCTGGCTGCTGGCGGGAATCATCAGCTGGGGCGAGGGCTGCGCGGAGCGCAACCGGCCGGGCGTCTACACCAGTCTCCCTGCCCACAGCTCCTGGGTGGAGAGGGTAGTGCAAGGGGTGCAGTTCCGCGGGCGCTCGCCGGGTAGCGGGGCCCGCAGGGAGCCGAGCGCGGATTTCCCAGCCGCTGGGCGCTCCTAG